A genomic segment from Torulaspora delbrueckii CBS 1146 chromosome 3, complete genome encodes:
- the RPL23A gene encoding 60S ribosomal protein uL14 (similar to Saccharomyces cerevisiae RPL23A (YBL087C) and RPL23B (YER117W); ancestral locus Anc_7.417), translating into MSGAQGTKFRISLGLPVGAIMNCADNSGARNLYIIAVKGSGSRLNRLPAASLGDMVIATVKKGKPELRKKVMPAIVVRQSKPWRRKDGVFLYFEDNAGVIANPKGEMKGSAITGPVGKECADLWPRVASNSGVVV; encoded by the exons ATGTCCGGTGCTCAAGGTACAAAATTCAGAATTTCT CTAGGTTTACCAGTTGGTGCCATCATGAACTGTGCTGACAACAGTGGTGCCAGAAACTTGTACATCATTGCTGTCAAGGGTTCTGGTTCCAGATTGAACAGATTGCCAGCTGCCTCTTTGGGTGACATGGTTATCGCTACCGTTAAGAAGGGTAAGCCAgaattgagaaagaaggtTATGCCAGCTATCGTTGTTCGTCAATCCAAGCcatggagaagaaaggaCGGTGTCTTCTTgtattttgaagacaaCGCTGGTGTTATCGCCAATCCAAAGGGTGAAATGAAGGGTTCCGCCATCACTGGTCCAGTCGGTAAGGAATGTGCTGACTTGTGGCCAAGAGTTGCTTCCAACTCTGGTGTTGTTGTTTAA
- the TEL1 gene encoding DNA-binding protein kinase TEL1 (similar to Saccharomyces cerevisiae TEL1 (YBL088C); ancestral locus Anc_7.418), producing MENGSILSVLDNLHSTKTKERNAALDELTSTLKQTPDLIPTKTLASTCETLVELLDDEHRKYCNLLATVNDSSVGKMSLSENRLSSAAYVLRLFVEKTCSRFKLKTLRLLPAVLPELMVKQNSKSLLEPISVHLTFALYALINSRIFQLKLALHQWVSLAETICHYLEERLDVSLVDRNISNFISILDSLLSMDCVGLSQVSQTIHRTLMKYLQRIKKQDTNTRLVISVISQLTLKTHCFNIMDTLRLIKETWRQLIVIDVAMNEPIQNELSYLDIYANDLIFNNIPSMIGNEEAEFESYEISLISICREYLITRLTGFKSSTLSIAGVKFSSNLSEKVSFFEFDDFKLKESADIYPWLRIMSITKLLISYFKLLQRNSVERQLFKRRKCESNLPSILRNSQTLSSFLCDSLASGNNEVEIVSLQITAFAAAMHDIDGNDLADLLEVIMSKFENVGLTKWVCFALIPIFTQKDLVVTDEGVNRIFKLCLPLIKQPEFCSVSCALLTVAMKHSNCEMSDMTTISQVSSIYELSDVNGPSSPCNEAFVFWESLQIHGAELGSLSLKAISSKVVDWLKSKWDLLIVPQEDHDRFYEFLAWLCDRKRFGARLTAQVKNFRTYNWKGSWRERYCRWIDQHETRSFILQEEAMYKSIKECSKIERFGSIIVERIVIGDILYRLLELIEGENGLNSVSKFKWVCQVLKLAAYLAGDSNYLNYLLDFKRAASTAVNSIRFTDKNQYKSFFEDVSSLEVPPVIHLVFEGLPMNRIINEFKQLVNQDYEKKHSDQPRILPSIDGEISITEAYASSNITGQSILALSVKALLHVLQNKEAGSSLENWEFLLTYVDNFGTENFILCLPPITSWVASEYQKWPSDGHYLERFTEILSDHLLQGDFSTSSVAVYHVCSYLAAIRNAWLETVDSPLNADCNDILDWIILRFEDTAFCGRLAVKGFSKLLLLMLRYHDLSRGYVNGGKQRIFAAFSRSLRTLDILDVVSELRTVAEYMVNLSHKNQCILFSEISALLDTPQQSIKMSAMYALGMFKISSTSHTNLILTVKDVIHYTGFQHTRVYITSAIKKMASHLGLTDVLQVFNICSYDIIAQWLDNSSNKNKNLSDVCDIVVFGFKDLPQFFRLYTAELVAMYFARSPNNSSILSELVKMAGRSKRQLFLDYYHLIVPLSFVTGGIGEAIYDVAQNLTGNSFLKTQSQLLLYRWVLRFLDLGSNYETGTIIESFRPQNLRVKELYISHPNELRYQYPLHIPLATGMGLLRQMSERHSFCKEDLHFLLMWILSDLTNSLDLLDKLRCIRQIKFILAINEEVLASITFVPNLLPPLCSYLAESKLHNEISDIIVVLLHISRDNKLDIADELLQLFSHVLMMKRGLCEEVSRSLKEELKQTTNCAGRFKRTLRYCNDAIESMTLSTEVYMNNEILETESCNKNSILLLSLLFDCAQKPYHIVFDEQPSMLSVQNLLKFEVPKDVASENFQLWLAYYLSAFNETNYARLLDTKRDIYLASNYDKLFNNFGSLECLIDNYLAIEERSLLLESCSVKFFCQTLTALFLNNPKYDDEKALVIKKMIPPEKCGNDCLLITDHVFSSIHNQPEKSMSDMQHFLRNVFLIEKIPYFEWLIQFNTALLHHVTQSVPNCNLFRPLLSKSNSFAQNALPILFNLLICYDHKTAFEWIPDLFTYMLELLKCDDSHEKIKSCLCIVNMLMTGKRLEERRSTSCFSRLPLKIICEAAIKSGQITFAYMVYEMLYMTEASHLDIELLRTIYESLGDVDLLSGLPAPHSLIGALHFVSEIEPKTQKNFMFNNAVLDAQFPASDFIQRSSLLKATEYQGYYGIANCLSKEQPLSKNIAYDYKWALQLSRWDLPTPQRIDSKEKSLYLTLKKISYDAPHPSKTIQDSLVQVVECKNDFETPSEWVETIAEMALLKELSDCMSNPENLVATLRKTIDFDRRALYVHDFSDYKSNIQSRYMLSKLLLNRSDEFPSISSADLTICTGALLANYVQLAVQEKCPQDALKNAVLLDSLESEGNSSVKLERLRSYVSAIALWECNDVKTPVLIMKDLFNDKSNNAVAERSLNELTEVSNDEVQALLVKWSSKSRIETPSTIYENYVNHFEASIKSHDSRAEVFYIMADFLDGQVKRLRDQGEIEERQKRCEKGSEELQSLATIYMNTNVPDNERRDAKRHHGRVALQLSNDKEILNNLLVQRVQFVWRALHYFINTMVFTNKYDNDVLDKFCGLWFEHDGDDSVNSLLRKEIGMIPSWKFLPWVNQISSKLSVEETEFQKPLQLTMKRLLFKLPYHSLYSVLSMKLYERHSFTTDSIIPQKIKAVDKILNELQGYDSGSYHRTYVVPLQDFCGMSVDLANTQPPKSATSSKKIHLKNVRMGEYWLSQLPNQKIPLPTIKWKIKSSNDGKAPVSYIASVDETVDISTTGLSLPKIVTFTLSDGSRHKVLMKGSNDDLRQDAIMEQVFQQVNDVLQHDKQMRKLDLNISTYTVIPLGPRAGIIEYVTNSLSLHQILSVLHKNDPVSFNQARKEMKSVQTRSNNERLQTYIKLTQEIKPQLRNFFFDSFPNSDDWFNAKKTYTKGIATTSVVGYLLGLGDRHLNNILLDHHTGKPTHIDLGIAFDQGRLLPIPEMVPFRLTRDIVNGFGVTGVEGLFRRSCEHTYAVLRENYEKVMHVLNILKWDPLYSWVMSPIKKHKHLLETESQDYSNVAFGSEGSKTESKETEQNQQSYRALKGVEEKLIRNGLSVEATIQELIQQASDPRNLSVIYMGWSPFY from the coding sequence ATGGAGAATGGATCGATCCTTAGCGTGTTAGATAATTTGCATTCTACCAAGACAAAGGAAAGAAATGCTGCACTGGATGAACTTACCTCGACGTTGAAACAGACGCCCGATCTGATACCTACCAAGACACTCGCTTCAACGTGCGAAACTCTAGTTGAATtgcttgatgatgagcatAGGAAGTACTGCAATCTACTAGCCACTGTGAATGACTCCTCAGTCGGGAAGATGTCTCTCAGCGAGAATAGATTATCATCGGCGGCTTATGTGCTCAGGTTGTTTGTCGAAAAGACGTGTTCCAGATTCAAGTTAAAAACCCTGCGATTATTACCGGCAGTGCTACCAGAACTCATGGTGAAACAAAACTCCAAGTCTCTGTTAGAACCAATTTCGGTTCATTTGACTTTTGCATTATATGCGCTGATCAACAGTAGAATATTCCAATTGAAACTGGCATTGCATCAATGGGTCTCTCTGGCAGAGACAATTTGTCATTATCTCGAAGAAAGACTAGACGTATCGCTTGTTGATAGGAATATATCAAACTTTATTTCCATTTTGGACTCCTTACTTAGCATGGATTGCGTTGGATTATCTCAAGTATCACAAACAATCCATCGAACACTCATGAAATACTTACAACGGATCAAGAAACAAGATACCAATACAAGGCTAGTGATCAGCGTAATCAGTCAACTTACGTTGAAAACTCATTGTTTCAATATCATGGATACACTAAGAttaatcaaagaaacttggaGACAACTAATCGTGATCGATGTCGCCATGAATGAGCCTATACAGAATGAGCTGTCATATTTGGATATCTATGCCAATGATTTAATTTTCAACAATATACCTAGCATGATTGGGAATGAGGAAGCCGAATTTGAATCATACGAGATTTCCCTTATTTCCATCTGCCGAGAATATTTGATTACGAGACTGACTGGTTTTAAGTCATCAACCTTATCTATCGCTGGCGTGAAGTTCTCCAGCAATCTCAGTGAAAAAGTgtccttctttgaatttgatgattttaaGCTCAAAGAATCTGCCGATATTTACCCATGGCTTAGAATCATGAGTATAACAAAACTTTTGATTTCATATTTCAAGTTATTGCAGCGAAACTCAGTAGAGCGAcagcttttcaaaaggCGAAAATGTGAATCGAACCTACCATCTATTCTGCGCAACTCTCAGACTTTATCGAGCTTTTTGTGCGATAGTCTGGCCAGTGGCAACAATGAAGTAGAAATAGTCTCACTTCAAATCACAGCTTTTGCTGCAGCTATGCACGATATAGATGGAAACGACTTGGCGGATCTTCTCGAAGTAATCATGTCAAAATTCGAGAACGTCGGACTAACCAAATGGGTATGCTTTGCTTTAATTCCAATTTTCACTCAAAAAGATCTGGTCGTGACTGATGAAGGAGTGAATCGGATATTTAAACTTTGCCTTCCCTTAATCAAACAGCCAGAGTTTTGCTCAGTCAGTTGTGCGCTCCTCACGGTTGCTATGAAACACTCAAACTGTGAGATGAGCGATATGACAACGATCAGCCAGGTCTCCAGCATATATGAGTTATCGGACGTCAACGGTCCCAGCTCACCATGCAATGAGGCTTTCGTATTTTGGGAAAGTCTTCAGATTCACGGAGCAGAGCTTGGGTCCCTTTCCCTTAAGGCCATTTCGAGTAAGGTAGTCGATTGGTTGAAATCCAAATGGGATCTTTTGATAGTTCCCCAAGAAGACCACGACAGATTCTACGAGTTCCTTGCATGGTTATGCGATAGGAAAAGGTTCGGTGCAAGGTTGACGGCACAAGTTAAAAATTTTAGAACTTACAATTGGAAAGGATCCTGGCGGGAAAGGTACTGCAGATGGATTGACCAACATGAAACTCGCTCCTTCATCCTACAGGAAGAAGCAATGTACAAATCGATCAAGGAATGCAGCAAAATCGAAAGGTTTGGCAGTATCATAGTAGAGAGAATAGTCATTGGCGATATTTTGTACCGCTTGCTGGAGCTGattgaaggagaaaacGGACTAAATTCAGtctcaaaattcaaatggGTTTGTCAAGTGCTGAAACTTGCTGCCTATTTAGCAGGAGACTCTAACTATTTGAACTATCTACTAGACTTCAAGAGAGCCGCGTCAACTGCAGTGAATTCGATTAGATTTACTGATAAAAATCAGTAtaaaagtttcttcgagGATGTTTCATCTCTTGAGGTGCCCCCTGTTATACATCTTGTTTTCGAAGGTCTTCCCATGAACAGAATCATAAATGAATTCAAGCAGCTAGTTAATCAGGACTATGAGAAAAAACATTCGGATCAACCAAGGATTCTTCCATCAATCGATGGGGAGATTTCTATCACGGAGGCATATGCGAGCAGTAACATCACTGGCCAATCAATTTTGGCGTTATCTGTCAAGGCCCTTTTGCATGTTTTACAGAATAAAGAAGCAGGCAGCTCTCTTGAGAACTGGGAGTTTCTACTGACGTACGTGGATAATTTTGGCACGGAGAACTTCATCTTATGTCTTCCACCCATTACTAGTTGGGTTGCAAGTGAGTACCAGAAGTGGCCATCCGACGGCCACTATTTAGAGCGTTTCACAGAAATTTTGAGTGACCATCTATTACAAGGTGACTTCAGCACGTCCAGCGTTGCTGTTTATCATGTATGCTCTTACTTGGCCGCCATTAGGAACGCATGGTTAGAAACTGTTGACAGTCCTCTCAATGCGGACTGCAACGACATTCTAGACTGGATCATATTACGTTTTGAAGATACAGCTTTTTGTGGAAGGCTTGCAGTAAAGGGattttcaaagcttttaTTGCTTATGTTGAGATACCATGACCTTTCTCGCGGTTACGTCAACGGCGGCAAACAAAGAATATTTGCAGCTTTTTCCAGGTCACTGCGGACTTTGGATATTCTTGATGTAGTGAGCGAACTTCGCACCGTTGCTGAATACATGGTGAATCTTAGCCATAAGAACCAGTGCATACTATTTTCCGAGATTTCTGCTCTATTGGATACTCCTCAACAAAGTATCAAAATGTCCGCTATGTATGCATTAGGaatgttcaaaatatcgTCTACTTCCCACAccaatttgattttgactGTAAAGGACGTTATACACTACACCGGCTTTCAACATACACGCGTGTATATCACTTCAGCGATTAAAAAGATGGCATCGCATCTAGGTCTCACGGATGTTCTACAGGTTTTTAATATCTGCAGTTACGATATCATAGCTCAGTGGTTGGATAATTCTtccaacaagaataaaaacCTATCAGATGTATGTGACATTGTAGTTTTCGGTTTTAAAGATCTACCTCAATTCTTCCGCCTTTATACTGCCGAGTTAGTTGCGATGTATTTTGCTCGGTCGCCCAATAACTCCTCTATTTTGAGCGAACTTGTCAAGATGGCGGGCAGAAGCAAACGTCAGTTGTTTTTAGACTACTACCACTTGATTGTCCCGCTCTCATTTGTCACAGGCGGCATTGGAGAGGCCATATACGACGTGGCTCAAAACTTGACTGGCAACTCATTCCTTAAAACACAGAGCCAGCTTTTACTCTATCGGTGGGTCTTGCGATTTCTGGATCTCGGTTCCAATTACGAGACAGGCACAATAATCGAGAGTTTTCGTCCACAGAATCTTCGAGTGAAAGAATTGTATATTTCTCATCCTAATGAGCTGCGATATCAGTACCCGCTTCATATTCCTCTCGCCACAGGAATGGGCTTACTCAGACAAATGTCAGAAAGGCATTCTTTTTGCAAGGAAGACCTACATTTTTTGCTCATGTGGATTTTGAGTGATTTGACCAACTCATTAGATTTGTTAGACAAATTACGATGCATACGGCAGATAAAGTTCATATTAGCCATCAACGAAGAAGTTTTGGCTTCTATTACTTTTGTACCGAATTTGTTACCTCCACTCTGCAGCTATCTTGCTGAGAGTAAACTGCACAATGAAATCTCTGATATAATTGTTGTTTTACTGCACATTTCCAGAGATAATAAGCTCGATATCGCCGACGAGCTGTTACAACTTTTCAGTCATGTCCTTATGATGAAGAGGGGACTCTGTGAGGAAGTAAGTCGCTCTCTTAAAGAGGAACTTAAACAAACGACCAATTGTGCTGGAAGGTTTAAGAGAACATTAAGGTATTGTAACGATGCTATCGAGAGTATGACTTTGAGCACAGAAGTTTACATGAATAACGAAATTTTGGAAACTGAAAGCTGCAATAAAAATAGCATTCTTTTGCTATCGTTATTATTTGACTGCGCTCAAAAGCCATATCATATTGTATTTGATGAGCAGCCTAGCATGCTATCAGTGCAAAACCTTTTAAAATTTGAGGTTCCTAAAGATGTGGCATCAGAAAATTTCCAACTTTGGTTAGCTTATTACCTGAGTGCTTTTAATGAAACAAATTACGCAAGGCTCCTCGATACGAAGCGAGATATCTATTTGGCAAGCAACTACGACAAACTATTCAATAATTTTGGCTCGCTTGAATGCTTAATCGATAACTACCTGGCCATTGAAGAGCGCTCTTTGCTTTTAGAGTCCTGTTCTGTGAAGTTTTTCTGTCAAACACTAACAGCGCTCTTCCTCAATAATCCTAAGTATGATGACGAGAAGGCACTTGTAATCAAAAAAATGATTCCTCCAGAAAAGTGCGGAAACGATTGCCTTCTCATTACCGACCATGTATTCTCATCGATACATAATCAGCCGGAAAAGAGTATGTCGGATATGCAACATTTTTTGAGAAATGTGTTCCTAATTGAGAAAATTCCATATTTTGAATGGTTGATACAGTTCAATACAGCTTTGCTGCACCATGTCACTCAGAGTGTCCCTAACTGCAATTTATTTCGTCCATTATTAAGCAAGTCGAACTCTTTTGCACAAAATGCACTACCGATACTTTTTAATCTGTTAATCTGCTATGATCACAAAACTGCTTTTGAGTGGATTCCAGATCTATTCACATATATGCTGGAATTACTCAAATGTGATGACAGTCATGAGAAAATCAAATCATGTTTATGTATCGTGAACATGCTAATGACAGGGAAAAGACTGGAAGAGCGCCGTTCGACTTCCTGCTTCTCTCGTTTGCCCCTCAAGATTATATGCGAGGCTGCTATTAAAAGCGGACAGATTACGTTTGCCTACATGGTATACGAAATGTTGTATATGACTGAAGCATCTCACCTAGACATAGAGCTCTTGCGTACCATATATGAGTCTCTTGGTGACGTTGATCTACTTTCAGGACTACCGGCTCCTCACAGCCTGATAGGCGCATTGCATTTTGTTAGCGAAATAGAGCCCAAGACTCAGAAGAACTTCATGTTCAACAACGCCGTTCTAGACGCTCAGTTTCCCGCAAGCGATTTTATTCAACGTTCTAGCCTCCTTAAGGCTACGGAATATCAAGGTTACTATGGTATTGCCAACTGTTTGAGCAAAGAACAACCTCTTTCCAAAAATATAGCTTATGATTACAAATGGGCCTTACAACTGAGCAGGTGGGATCTTCCAACTCCACAACGAATAGATTCGAAAGAAAAAAGTCTCTACCTCACTCTCAAAAAAATATCCTACGATGCTCCACATCCGTCTAAAACAATCCAGGACTCACTAGTCCAAGTTGTGGAATGTAAGAATGATTTCGAAACCCCTTCAGAATGGGTCGAAACTATAGCAGAAATGGCACTTTTAAAGGAATTATCTGACTGTATGTCAAACCCTGAAAATTTGGTAGCGACTCTTCGCAAGACCATCGACTTTGATAGAAGAGCATTGTACGTCCATGACTTCAGCGATTACAAGTCAAACATCCAGTCTAGGTACATGCTTTCCAAACTTTTGTTGAATAGAAGTGATGAGTTTCCctcgatttcttctgccGACCTTACAATATGCACTGGGGCCCTTCTTGCTAATTATGTGCAACTTGCCGTCCAGGAGAAATGCCCTCAAGAcgctttgaaaaatgcgGTTTTACTGGATTCTTTGGAATCAGAAGGAAATTCATCTGTCAAACTCGAGAGGCTTCGATCTTATGTGTCTGCTATTGCACTGTGGGAGTGTAATGACGTCAAAACCCCAGTCTTGATAATGAAGGACTTGTTTAATGACAAAAGCAACAATGCAGTAGCCGAAAGATCATTGAACGAGTTAACCGAGGTATCTAATGATGAAGTGCAAGCGCTTTTAGTCAAATGGAGTTCAAAATCACGTATCGAAACTCCTTCAACAATTTATGAGAATTATGTGAaccattttgaagcttcaattAAGAGTCATGATTCAAGAGCAGAAGTGTTTTACATCATGGCAGATTTCCTGGACGGCCAAGTAAAGAGACTGAGGGACCAGGGAGAGATTGAGGAAAGGCAAAAAAGATGTGAAAAAGGTTCGGAGGAGTTGCAGTCCCTAGCCACCATCTATATGAACACTAATGTTCCGGATAACGAACGAAGAGACGCTAAAAGACACCATGGTCGCGTGGCTCTTCAGTTGAGCAATGATAAGGAAATTTTGAATAATTTACTCGTGCAGCGAGTTCAATTTGTATGGAGGGCGCTTCActacttcatcaatacCATGGTATTCACTAACAAATATGACAATGATGTACTGGACAAATTTTGTGGTTTGTGGTTTGAACATGATGGGGATGACTCAGTAAATTCACTTCTAAGGAAGGAGATTGGTATGATACCGAGCTGGAAGTTCTTGCCCTGGGTGAACCAGATTTCCTCTAAGTTGTCCGTAGAGGAGACGGAATTTCAAAAGCCATTGCAGCTAACTATGAAACGATTACTTTTCAAGCTGCCATATCATTCTCTATACTCAGTTTTGAGTATGAAGCTCTATGAAAGACATTCGTTTACGACAGATTCGATCATTCCTCAGAAAATCAAAGCAGTGGACAAAATATTGAATGAGCTTCAGGGATACGATAGCGGAAGTTATCACCGTACGTATGTGGTACCGCTTCAAGATTTCTGTGGGATGTCTGTCGACCTTGCAAATACCCAGCCTCCGAAATCTGCTACCAGCTCAAAAAAGATACATCTTAAAAATGTAAGGATGGGGGAGTACTGGCTCAGCCAATTGCcaaatcaaaagattcCTTTGCCCACAATAAAGTGGAAaatcaaatcttctaaCGACGGAAAGGCTCCGGTATCCTACATCGCTTCCGTTGATGAGACTGTGGATATATCTACCACAGGGCTTTCACTGCCAAAGATTGTCACTTTTACCTTATCCGATGGATCTCGACATAAAGTGTTGATGAAAGGTAGTAATGATGACTTACGGCAAGACGCAATTATGGAACAAGTATTCCAACAGGTTAATGATGTCTTACAACATGACAAGCAGATGCGCAAGCTGGACTTGAACATCAGTACCTACACTGTCATTCCTCTGGGCCCGCGAGCTGGTATAATAGAGTATGTGACGAATTCTCTGTCCCTACATCAAATTCTGTCAGTATTGCACAAGAATGACCCAGTGTCGTTCAATCAAGCTAGAAAAGAGATGAAAAGTGTTCAGACACGGTCCAACAATGAAAGATTACAAACCTACATTAAACTCACTCAAGAGATCAAACCACAATTAcgaaacttcttcttcgattCTTTTCCAAACTCTGATGACTGGTTTAATGCAAAAAAAACCTATACTAAAGGTATAGCCACCACTTCCGTCGTAGGCTACTTATTGGGATTGGGGGATCGTCATTTGAATAACATTCTATTAGATCATCATACTGGAAAACCTACTCATATTGATTTAGGAATAGCTTTCGATCAAGGAAGACTGTTGCCGATTCCCGAAATGGTTCCTTTCAGACTGACCAGAGACATTGTCAACGGCTTTGGAGTTACAGGTGTGGAAGGACTTTTCAGGAGGAGTTGTGAGCATACGTATGCCGTCTTGAGAGAGAACTATGAGAAAGTGATGCATGttttgaacattttgaaATGGGATCCTCTATATTCATGGGTTATGTCGCCAATTAAGAAGCACAAGCATTTATTAGAAACTGAAAGCCAAGATTACTCAAATGTAGCTTTCGGTAGTGAAGGCTCTAAAACAGAATCAAAGGAAACAGAGCAAAACCAGCAATCTTATCGAGCTTTAAAAGGTGTCGAAGAGAAATTAATACGGAATGGTCTAAGTGTCGAAGcaacaattcaagaattgataCAACAGGCATCCGATCCTAGAAATTTATCTGTCATATATATGGGCTGGTCACCATTCTACTAG
- the TDEL0C02800 gene encoding SDR family oxidoreductase, with product MSILVSGATGFIALHVVSDLLKQDYKVIGTVRSQEKANKLRKQFDNNPNLSFELVSDIAAPEAFDKVFKKHGKDIKVVLHTASPVTVETTNYEKDLLLPAVNGTKSILESIKKYAADSVERVVITSSYASVMNVSKEGDGSIVYTEKDWNPATWENCQIDGLNAYCGSKKLAEKAAWDFFEENKNVVKFKMSTINPTYVFGPQLFDEDVNDKLNASCELINSIVKNNPQVEYLLENIKSHFVDVRDVAKAHLVAFQKDEAVGRRLLTSNGRFAYQDLVDVINEDFPQLKGKVIVGKPGTGKQSYGTFPGINNNRSKEILGFEFISLHKTVHDTAAQVLKKEGKL from the coding sequence atgTCTATTCTAGTTTCTGGTGCTACTGGTTTTATTGCTCTACATGTTGTCAGtgatttgttgaagcagGATTACAAAGTTATTGGTACTGTTAGATCTCAAGAAAAAGCTAATAAATTGCGTAAGCAATTTGATAACAATCCCAACCTTTCCTTTGAATTGGTTTCAGACATTGCCGCTCCTGAAGCTTTTGACAAAGTCTTTAAGAAACATGGTAAGGACATCAAAGTGGTGTTACACACAGCTTCTCCTGTCACTGTAGAAACCACAAATTATGAGAAAGATTTGTTGCTTCCAGCAGTGAATGGTACGAAGAGTATCCTGGAGTCGATTAAGAAATACGCTGCTGATTCTGTCGAGAGAGTAGTTATCACATCGTCTTACGCTTCTGTCATGAATGTTTCGAAAGAAGGAGACGGCTCGATAGTCTACACTGAGAAGGATTGGAACCCTGCCACCTGGGAAAACTGTCAGATAGATGGTTTGAATGCTTACTGTGGGTCTAAGAAGCTAGCAGAAAAGGCTGCATGggatttctttgaagaaaataaaaacGTTGTCAAGTTCAAAATGAGCACGATCAATCCTACTTATGTTTTTGGGCCTCAGCTATTTGATGAGGACGTGAACGATAAATTGAATGCTTCCTGTGAGCTAATTAACTCAATTGTAAAGAACAATCCTCAGGTGGAATATCTATTAGAGAATATTAAAAGTCATTTCGTTGATGTCAGAGATGTTGCTAAGGCTCACTTGGTGGCATTCCAAAAGGATGAAGCTGTTGGACGGAGACTGCTCACTTCAAATGGTCGTTTCGCTTACCAGGACCTTGTAGATGTTATTAATGAGGACTTCCCACAATTGAAGGGTAAGGTCATTGTAGGAAAGCCAGGTACAGGTAAACAATCGTATGGCACTTTCCCAGGCATTAACAACAACAGATCGAAGGAAATTCTGGGTTTCGAATTCATCTCTTTGCATAAAACCGTCCATGACACTGCTGCTCAAGTCTTGAAAAAGGAAGGCAAATTGTAA
- the SHO1 gene encoding osmosensor SHO1 (similar to Saccharomyces cerevisiae SHO1 (YER118C); ancestral locus Anc_7.419) — MSMPSRARAKAQRSRSQIEYKFRFNILLSDPFAISSISIYLLSWIIAFVGCITTASSSPSSFPIFTWWGLVYQLMILCIMAVLYCFDVVDYYKTFLTAANAVAFVYSTNSANQLVYGDGSKKAAASAGLILLSIVNLIWTFYFGGDNGAPTNRWVDSFSLRGIRPSPYEDAFLRARRRSGGRALQNGTKSQRYTSNFYPENLPQNYVSSTALAGFENTDPSYASNAQLNDMVNMENNAGNNMGSTYITDSTNDNTDTTMSGTLELYSDAGDESFPYTAKTLYSYQADAGDAYEISFDQGEILKVSDIEGRWWKAKRANGETGIIPSNYVQLIDNDVL; from the coding sequence ATGTCGATGCCTAGCAGAGCGAGGGCGAAAGCTCAAAGGAGCAGATCACAGATCGAATATAAATTTCGTTTCAATATTTTACTCTCTGATCCATTCGCTATATCTTCTATCTCGATCTACTTACTTTCGTGGATCATTGCATTTGTTGGCTGTATTACTACTGCTTCCAGTTCTCCCTCATCGTTCCCAATCTTCACCTGGTGGGGGCTTGTctatcaattgatgattctTTGCATTATGGCTGTACTATACTGCTTCGATGTGGTCGATTACTACAAAACTTTCCTGACGGCAGCGAACGCAGTGGCTTTTGTATATAGCACGAATAGTGCTAATCAATTGGTCTACGGTGATGGATCGAAAAAAGCTGCGGCTTCTGCGGGTCTGATCCTGTTATCTATTGTGAATCTGATATGGACGTTTTATTTTGGAGGTGATAATGGTGCTCCTACTAATAGGTGGGTTGAttccttctctttgagAGGAATCAGGCCTTCTCCATATGAAGATGCATTCCTAAGAGCTCGTCGTCGTTCAGGCGGTAGAGCATTGCAAAACGGGACCAAGAGTCAAAGGTACACCAGTAATTTCTATCCTGAGAACTTACCACAAAATTATGTATCATCTACAGCTCTTGCTGGATTTGAGAACACCGATCCATCATACGCTTCTAACGCCCAGCTCAACGATATGGTTAACATGGAAAATAATGCAGGAAATAACATGGGAAGTACCTATATTACTGACTCGACCAACGATAATACCGATACTACGATGAGTGGCACTTTAGAGCTATACAGCGACGCGGGCGATGAGAGCTTCCCTTACACTGCAAAGACACTGTACTCTTATCAGGCTGATGCCGGTGATGCATATGAAATTTCTTTCGACCAAGGCGAGATTCTAAAAGTGAGTGACATCGAAGGCCGATGGTGGAAGGCCAAGAGAGCCAATGGAGAGACAGGGATTATACCCAGTAACTATGTGCAATTAATCGATAATGATGTTCTGTAA